One Coffea arabica cultivar ET-39 chromosome 5c, Coffea Arabica ET-39 HiFi, whole genome shotgun sequence DNA window includes the following coding sequences:
- the LOC113690746 gene encoding putative late blight resistance protein homolog R1B-16, which translates to MMDVTSSEAGSIALIDHPIQKVQEELVCLRSVLREIVELHNEDEEVQAIWDRIVGVAYGTEFLIDSLITGNILDSSSMSIHSILEEMNIIKAAALKICDSERLGGKVKEVTKRFNHMPQEGSKPIVNDVVVGFGDETASIINGLRNGSSQVKIVSIVGMPGCGKTTLARKVYNDSSVKSHFYERAWCTVSQIYDKRNLLLQILTCIESKLPEDVFKMGEEDLALQVKRRLLKNRYLIVLDDVWDIDAWNGLEASFPDDGNGSRVILTSRHRGVAPQDKLDQEPHSLRQLTPNESWDLLKGKLYPGQDLAPPELCEIRQQVVEMCQGLPLTVVILAGILSSMDRYGWKEAVEGLSSRNVSSSDQCTATLELSYNHLPDTLKACFLYFGAFPEDHEHNTKRLISLWVAEGFVQKNQPKRLEDVANDYLMELIGRSLVTVSKPRSIDGVKACRIHDLLYEFCVTKAKEENFSRLVRRDDKLSDINVPCYLRRLCIDSNPEHFDKLRLFAPAIRRLLFLSSGMGNVVYFDFRFIFHIIKLVTVLDLSQIGLDPFPRELELLVHLRYLAILGQGIFDLPPSICNLPNLETLIWRNYFIHGSVSLPDTIWNLKKLRHLELIDEVDKHYCFFFPSDNLDNSSLLRDLDFLSCLCLNPRESINKLLRKFPNIRKLRCTVNLEPDVEYHVAMDCLSHLESLSLICDYEKYHIDFQYPSTIKKLTLSYFRWPWSKMAAIGNLPNLEVLKLLRRSFEGEIWEMEVEKFPKVRFLKLASLDIVKWTASSEYEYEDQYYFPRLQKLVLESCDALQEIPSCLGNSSTLEIIEVSKCPNCTSSLEEIREEQISNGYTDLKILVS; encoded by the coding sequence ATGATGGATGTGACAAGTTCTGAGGCTGGTTCGATTGCTTTGATCGATCATCCAATTCAAAAAGTCCAGGAAGAACTTGTTTGTTTACGCTCTGTGCTGAGGGAAATTGTGGAGCTGCACAATGAAGACGAGGAGGTCCAGGCAATTTGGGATCGTATTGTTGGGGTGGCATATGGGACAGAGTTTCTTATTGACTCCTTAATAACTGGAAATATCTTAGATTCTTCTTCAATGTCCATTCATTCCATTTTAGAAGAAATGAACATCATTAAAGCTGCGGCCTTGAAGATTTGTGATAGCGAAAGACTTGGTGGAAAAGTTAAGGAAGTAACGAAGAGATTCAATCACATGCCACAAGAAGGAAGTAAGCCAATAGTCAATGATGTGGTGGTGGGATTCGGGGATGAGACGGCATCGATAATCAATGGACTCAGAAATGGATCAAGCCAAGTGAAAATTGTTTCCATTGTGGGTATGCCGGGTTGCGGTAAGACAACTTTGGCTAGAAAAGTGTACAATGATTCTTCAGTGAAGTCCCATTTTTATGAGCGTGCTTGGTGTACTGTTTCTCAAATATATGACAAGAGAAATCTGTTGCTTCAAATTTTGACTTGTATTGAGTCCAAGCTTCCTGAGGATGTTTTTAAGATGGGTGAAGAAGATCTGGCTCTTCAAGTCAAAAGACGTTTGCTGAAAAACAGATATCTCATTGTTTTGGACGATGTATGGGACATTGATGCATGGAACGGATTGGAAGCCTCATTCCCTGATGATGGAAATGGAAGTAGAGTTATCTTGACAAGTCGGCACCGTGGTGTTGCTCCGCAAGACAAACTCGACCAAGAACCACATTCTCTTCGTCAACTCACTCCTAATGAGAGCTGGGATTTGCTAAAAGGGAAGTTATATCCTGGACAAGATTTGGCTCCTCCAGAACTATGTGAAATTCGACAGCAAGTAGTGGAAATGTGTCAAGGATTACCTCTTACGGTTGTCATTCTTGCTGGAATTCTCTCAAGCATGGACCGATATGGTTGGAAAGAAGCTGTGGAAGGTTTAAGTTCAAGGAATGTTTCTAGTTCGGATCAATGTACCGCTACATTAGAGCTGAGTTACAATCATTTACCTGATACTTTGAAGgcatgttttctttattttggagcCTTTCCAGAAGACCATGAACACAATACCAAGAGGCTGATTTCTCTATGGGTCGCTGAAGGATTTGTTCAAAAAAATCAGCCCAAGAGATTGGAGGATGTGGCAAATGATTACCTGATGGAACTCATTGGCAGAAGCTTAGTCACAGTTTCCAAACCAAGATCCATTGATGGGGTCAAAGCTTGTCGCATTCACGATTTGTTATATGAGTTTTGCGTGACAAAAGCCAAAGAAGAAAACTTTTCACGGCTGGTACGTAGGGATGATAAACTATCTGATATCAATGTGCCATGCTACCTACGCCGTTTATGCATTGATTCTAATCCTGAGCACTTTGACAAGTTAAGGTTATTTGCTCCTGCCATACGCCGTCTATTATTCTTAAGTAGTGGCATGGGCAACGTAGTATATTTTGATTTTAGGTTCATTTTTCACATCATCAAACTTGTTACAGTGTTAGATTTGAGCCAAATTGGACTCGACCCCTTTCCTAGAGAGTTAGAACTGCTTGTTCACTTGCGCTACTTGGCGATTCTAGGTCAAGGTATATTCGATCTCCCACCATCAATATGCAATCTCCCGAATTTAGAAACTTTGATTTGGcgaaattattttattcatggTTCAGTTTCACTACCAGATACCATATGGAACCTGAAGAAACTAAGGCATTTAGAACTAATTGATGAGGTCGATAAgcattattgtttttttttccctagcGACAATCTTGACAACTCGTCACTGTTGCGTGACTTAGATTTCTTGTCCTGTCTATGCCTCAATCCTCGGGAGAGCATCAACAAGCTGTTGAGAAAGTTTCCAAATATCCGCAAGCTGAGATGCACTGTCAATCTCGAGCCAGATGTTGAATATCATGTAGCAATGGATTGTCTAAGTCATTTGGAATCACTCAGTCTGATTTGCGATTATGAGAAATATCATATAGATTTCCAATATCCTTCGACTATTAAAAAGTTGACCCTGTCTTATTTTCGCTGGCCATGGAGCAAAATGGCAGCAATTGGAAATCTACCCAATCTTGAGGTGCTCAAATTGCTCCGCCGATCATTTGAGGGGGAAATATGGGAAATGGAAGTAGAGAAGTTCCCTAAAGTTCGTTTCTTGAAATTAGCTTCCCTGGACATTGTGAAGTGGACAGCCTCCTCCGAGTATGAGTACGAGGACCAGTACTATTTTCCTCGTCTCCAGAAGCTAGTGTTGGAAAGCTGTGATGCATTGCAGGAGATCCCTTCTTGTTTGGGAAATAGTTCAACTCTTGAAATAATTGAGGTGTCAAAATGTCCCAACTGTACCAGTTCATTGGAGGAAATTCGGGAAGAGCAAATAAGCAATGGATATACCGATCTGAAGATACTTGTCTCATAA